The window agggggtggtaatcctaggtgatggaaaatcctagggggtggtaatcctaggtcctagggggtggtaaccctaagcagaaagtccagtcggtctggaggaccagtttgGAAACAGGCAtgctctcctgagaggagtaggtgaaaacacgttccccgttgagggaacagtaggcgtcgattcgacctagagttttcagtcgaaaattcgaagtcaaaaCGGGACAGTCCGGTGGCTGTCAGACTTTCACATTCGTATTATTATTatatactaactttgttttgcagggtatttttgggactaacatatcttgcagggacaaaggagcaagccTTGCCTCGGATggacagtacccgaggcgcccctcatggagcttagaggcgctcGCGTGCAAAGGTTGAGAAGTGCGCACAGCGAAGCTAGAGGCGCCCTCATGAAGagttgaggcgcctcggacggcattgaaggcgccatcaaggaggttgaaggcgccctcaggtGGGTAAGCTATGAAGGAGTCAAAGCTCATCTTCGCTGCAGAAATGGTggagttgagggcgccctcaaggaggttgaaggtgccctcaatgggctttataaggaggtctcgaccagcacttcagaacaacACAACTCGACAACCTTTCATATCTAATAACCAATTTGCTAGTTCTAAGAAGAATAGTCATTCATATTTAATTCCAATCTCCTACCATAAGCCTGTGTAATAGAATGATATATGTGTTGGAAACGTTGGTGAGCACTCGCTCTGTCTATCTTATTTTCTTTTCATGCAACTACATTATTTATAAAAGGATAAAAGACTTCTGGACGACTCTTGGATTTCCTCATGTGACTCTTGGACTTCATGACTCTTGGACATTCTCAGACGACTCTTCGACTTTCTCAacgtaattaatttttattttcaacacTCCCCCTTAAAATTGATTTTCTTCATGACTCCAAACATACTCCTCATCTTGCTGAAAACATCCACTCTAAGAGGCTTTTTAAAAATATCCGCAACTTGATCAGTAGATTTCACATATTCAAGTTTGATCTCCTTTTTCGTAATACTCTCTTGGATGAAATAATAGCGTGTATCGATGTGTTTACTTTGATCATGAAAAACAGGATTTCTCGCCAGAGCTTGAGCAGACTTATTATCAACAAAAATTGTGGTCGCTTCATTCTCCGACAAGCCTATCTCCTTCAACATTCTTCTTAGCCAGATTGCGTGACAAGCGCATGCCGTAATCGCGACATATTCAGCTTCACAGGAAGATAGCGCGATGATTGCCTGTTTCTTTGATCTCCACGAAATTGCATTAGACCCCATAAAAAACACAAATCCAGTTGTGCTTTTCCAATCATCTATATCTCCGACAAAATCACTGTCGCAATATCCAATAAGTTGGAATTCCTTGGACGACGAATAAAATAGTCCAAAATCAATAGTACCTTTCAAATATCTCAAAATCCTCTTTGCCACCTTCATGTGATTTATTGTTGGCACTTCCATGAATCGACTAATTATCCCCACGCTAAAAAGAATATCCGACCGAGTACATGTCAAATACCTTAGGCATCCCATAAGACTTTTGAACAGTGGGGGATCCACCTTTTCTCCCTTTTCGTCCTTGCTCAATTTAGCTCTAGCCTCCATAGGAGTAGCCACCGATTTGCTATTTGACATATTAAATTTATCCAGAACTTCCTTCACATATGCTTGTTGCCCAACAAAAATTCCATCATCCGATTGACGCACTTCTAATCCGAGGTAAAATGACATTAAGCCAATATCTGCCATCTCAAATTCTCGGGCCATATCATTCTTGAAATCTTCAAAGAGACTCGGATTATTTCCTAAAAAAATAAGATCGCCCGCGTAAAGGCAAACGAACAAACAATCTCCATTTTTATCCATCTTCACATAAAGCGCATACTCATGTGGACATCTTGCAAATCCTTTCTCTCGAAAATAGGCATCAATCCGACTATACCATACTTGAGGCACTTGCTTGAGACCGTACAACGCCCTCTTCAACTTCAATATCTTTCCTTCTTGTCCTTTCACCACATAGCCTTTTGGTTGCTCCACAAAAACATCCTCCTCAAGGAAACCGTTAAGAAATGCCGACTTCACGTCTAATTGAAATATTTTCCAATTTCTTTGTGCCGCAAATGAAACAAAAAATCTGATTGTTTCTAAATGAGCAACTAGGAGCAAATACCTCCTCATAGTCCACTCGTGTCGTTGTGCATACCCCTTGATGACTAATCTCGCTTTATATTTTTCCACGACACCTTTGGCATTCTTTTTCTCTTTGAATATCCACTTGACACCAATCGACTTTTGACCCACTGGAAGAGAAGTGAGTTCCCAGGTGTCGTTTCTTTCAATGGCTCGAATCTCCTCGTCCATGGCTTGTCTTCATTTCTCCTCCTTACTAGCTTCTTTAAAACTCAAAGGCGTTGTTTCGGCTAACAGACAGACATAGAGACATCATCGATTACCTCCATATTCCTGTAAAGATCTTGGATAGTTCTCATCCTTCGTGATCCTTCATTAGAGCTTTCACTTGATGAAGATGTACTAGAAGGTGTGTTCGGTGTTATCGTAGGAACTGCGGGCTGACATGTTTCTTCTCCTTGATTGTCCTCATTGAAGAATGGGAAGAATTTATCGATGGAATCTTCATGTACTTCCCAATTCCAAGAAGCATCTTCATCAAACTCCACATCACGACTCACAACAATCTTCCCGTTGATAGGATTGTAGAGCTTGTACCCCTTCGATTTTCCGTCATAGCCGATGAACACAAACTTCTCGCTTCTATCATCAAGTTTTGTTCTCTCTTGCTTCGGCACATGCTTGTAAGCAATACTCCCAAAAATCCTTAAGTGAGATACATCTGGCTTCTTTCCGCTCCAAGCTTCAATTGGTGTCTGGTCTTTCACGCTTTTGGTCGGACAACGATTGAGGAGATACACCGCACAAGCCACTGCTTCTGCCCAAAATTCCTTTGGCAtcttcttatttttcttgatgCTTCGCGCCATGTTGAGGATGGGCTGGTTCTTTCTTTCAGCCACTCCATTTTTTTGCGGTGATCTTGGAACTGTGAGGAAGTGCCTAATGTCATTTTCTTCACAAAAACAGTTAAAAACACTAGAAGTAAACTCTCCTCCTCTATCGGTTCTCAACGCTCGAATTATATAGCCACTCTCTCTCTCCACCAAAGCCTTAAAATTCGTGAAAGCATTAAAACTCTCAAAATTTTCtttcaagaaataaacccaagTCTTCCGGCTAAAATCATCGATGAAAAGTAAGAAATAATTACTTTTACCATAAGATGACggcttgatcggtccacaaacaTCGGCATGAATTAATTCAAGCGGCTTTGTCACTTTTGATGTTGCTTCCTTTGGAAAACTTCTTCTTGCGTGTTTGCCTAGAAAACACGCTTCACAAAGTTGATCCGGATGGTTGATCAAAGGCACACCCTTTACCATCTTCTTTTCGAATATCATTTTCAGGCCGTTGAAATTGAAATGTCCCATCCTCATGTGCCAACACCACGCTGGATCCTTTACAGACACTTGCAAGCAATTCGGCTCTCCGATTTGAATAGGAATCGAAACCATCCTATTCTTCGACATCGTCACCTTCGCAATTAGGTTAGTGCTCCCGTCTCGTAGCCAAAGATTACGATCATTCATTTGAATCTGGTAGCCCCTCTCCATGAGTTGCCCCAAACCCAAAATATTGTTCTTTAATCTAGGGACATAATACACATCGGAAATAAACCTGTGAGTACCATCCTTCAACCGAATCAAAATGGTACCTTTGCCTTGAATCTGGATTTTCGAAGCATCACCAAACGTGACATTCCCAGTTGCCTTTTCCTCAAGTTCAACAAATTTCGACTTGTTGCCACACATGTGGTTACTCGCACCGTTGTCCAGATACCATTCGCTTCCTCCTCCAACAGATTCTTGGTTGAGTGCTAACAACAACGttgactcttccacttctttctCCTCGaccaaattaacttaatttttctttTGCATCCTCGGCGTACCAGCAGTTACAGGCATAGTGACCCATTTTGTGACAATTGTAGCACTCAACACGTGACTTGTATCCGTCACTTCCTCGTCCTCgtcctctttctcttcctctaccACGACCTCTTGGATTTCCTCGTGGCTTTTCATCGTTCACTCTCTCATCTTCTTGATTTCTGCCATGACCTCGACTACCACCATGAGAATAACCACGACCTTGACCGCGACCGTGGCCTCATAAAACTGCACTTCCCCTTTCGGCAAACAAATGCTTGACTAGTAAGACTTGCTCCGATGTCTCTTTCTTGTGCTTGTTCATTCGCTCCTCGTGCACCCGTAGCGATCCATTTAATTCGTCAATGGACATATTCTCCAAATCTCTATTCTCCTCGATTGCAACCACAACATGATCAAATCTCTTATGTAGAGAACATAAAATTTTCTCGATCACGCGAACGCCTTCTATACTTTCACCGTTTCTCTTCATCTGGTTGATGATGGAGAAGACCCGCGTGAAATAGACTAAAATAGACTCCGACGCTTCCTGACGAAGAGCTTCGAATTCTCCCCGTAAAATCTGAAGCCGCACCTTCTTTACCCTATCAACTCCTTTGTGAGAATTTTCGAGAATTCCCCATGCCTCCTTTGAAGTTTAGGCATTTGCTACTTTCTCAAAAACCGCATTGTCCAAACACTGGTGGATGATAGATAGAGCATGCTGGTCCTTCTTTTGTTTTTCTCGAACTTTTGAATCGGGATCAACTCCGCATCCTCGTCAGGTTCGACAAACCCATCACTGACAATTTCCCATGCACCTTGGGAACAGAGTATCGCCTTTACTCGAATAGACTGACTATCATAGTTGTCCTTCGTAAGACGCAGATACTGGAAGCTTAAAGACATCCTCGGGTATGATATCAGTTTGTTGGAAATATTGGTGAGCACTCGCTCTGTCTATCTTATTTTCTTTTCATACAACTACACTATTTATAGAAGGATAAAAGATTTCTGGGTGAttcttggatttcctcatgcGACTCTTGGACTTCCTGGCTCTTGGACATTCTTAGATGACTCTTCGACTTTCTCAACGTaatcaatttttattttcaacaatATATATACTCTCCCGCACTTGTTCTGAATTTCTCTGGTTGAATTGGACCACAAGCTTTTCAATTCAGTCGGATCTTCATTTTTTGTTCGGATTTGATTGGGTTTGCTTTGGACTTTGTTTTTGATGCCAATGACATGCATGCTTAAACATAAGGTTTAAGCTGACAGAAAATTAAAGTAATTACCAAGCTGCTAACTAGTATTAATTAGCTTCAGATATGATTTACTTACACCAAAAAAACTTACGTGCTTAAGCATGAGTTTAAGATAGAGTGCAAGCCACTCTAATTCATACTAATTCCAGATGATATATAGACAAATAACCAAGCTGTTAATTAATTCTGATTTATTTTTTCACGGAGAAGAAAAAACATCAATGGAGTGTTGACTGCTAGCTATTGAAGTTGCTTCTCCATCCTTGTTAATTTCAGTATAAAATTTCTACTCGAAgcttttccagaggctatatataCGGTACCTCTCAAAAGTACCTGCATGGTGTGCATGTTCCACTGTCTGTTTGCAACTCTATATGTAATTTATATCTATATTTAAAAAAGATATAAACCCATTTTTCCTGAAAGAAACTGTACACTACTGTGGAGCGATGGACCACTATCCACTTACATTTCGATCATACAGAACCATGAATGCATGTTATATATATAATTCAGACAATCATGATGGCCAATTTGCTATATATGTACGTATACGAGCTAGCCAGCAATGCAATGTTATTTAACACCACCAACTTGAATTCATTCCTATGTACTTGTTTTTGAGACCagtattaattaaacaactaattaattatgatcattaaatacaattcaaacaTCCCATATTCCCATGCCTGGGTAAGAATCATTAATCAGCGAGCGTAAAGCTAAGATACAAAGTATATATTCCAAAGAAAAAGGGAACAAATTAAAGAAGCATGCATACATGCATGaatgattaaaaaaatgaaatccagTGGATGGAAAGAGAGATCCAATCAATCAAGCAATTGGCACTAAATCCTAGTTGAGGCAAAAGATGAGGGGTTAATAAAAAAGGAAATACGAGGATCACAATCAACTGGCactaaattttaaagtttatttgCTTTCCTACAAGGTTCAACTTAAGCAAAATATCTGTTCTCATCCTTGTTTTATTAATAACAATTAAACCATCTTTGGTGTTTAGATGATCGATATCTGATAATCAAGACATAAATCAAAAGGTCCTCCATTCATGGAcccccaaacaaacaaacaaacaaacaaacaaaagagaaaaaaaagcaAAAACTGAATCAAAGAGATGGATATTCCATGTGCTTTGTGGGGGGTTAAACCTGTATAATCTTCATCACTTTATGGTGTAGCCATGAATCCCCTCTCACATCTTTTGTGAGTCCTGTAACTGCTTTGTCATTCTGAGTCTTAATTCCTCTAATTTTCTGATCAGCCTTCAACAACAATATAATTATATCCCTAGGCTCGTATTAGAAAAAGAACACTGTGCACTTGAGAGCACAGTCTTTTCTTGACACGAGAGAAAGATGAATAATTGGAAAGTACTCATGACACACCTTGAATTCGGAACATAGATGAAAATTTTCAGATAGGCTGCAGAGCTGCTGCAGGCAGTTTCAAAAAATCTCACTTTGCGAGATTAATTATGTCATGGCAAAAATCACAATGGTATCCATATTTATCATTATCATTAAAGACGCATctttttgccaaaaaaaaaaatatatatatcaaaaataaaacaaaactggAATGAATCTTATTTATGGCTATCTACCTAGCcactatgtttttctttaacgagTTTGCTAGGGTGGGCACCAGGGGCGGAAACAAGGGGTTGGCTGGCATTTAACTTTAGACATAAAAATTTTAAGagcaaaatttaaaaactaaagtgatttttttatttgaaaatttcaaactgaaatgaaacaaaatatttttatcttaaataGAATAAAAAATCTCAGATCAATTGTAatttaattagttcaatttaaactgataattttataaaaatgtcTACTAAAAATAGTGAATTTTATTGTTTATATAGGAGAACAAAGCTGTAAAATAATAGTAAAATGTCAGCTAAATATGCTCTATATTATAAGCAATAATAAACTTGTTAAAGTAGCAATAAAATCTGCCCCTTTGAGAAATAAGATGAAGCACAAACAAAAACCTCATTCCAAAGTTGGCCATATTTCATACTTATTGGATATTTATCGATTTGTTTGGTTTTACAATTCCTTCATCTGCAAATGAAAATGATAGTTTTGTCTATTTTACCAACTGAAATCAAATCAGTAAATTAGTAAACTGTTTTTTTTAGTTCGTATGACCTTGCGGTTTCAGGTAAAATTAGAATGCCCATCCCTACGATTTTGCACCAATTCCTTTGTAGCTCAATTGCTCCCTGGTGCAAAGCCAACTGGTTGAAGCCTTCTTTTCCTTAAGGTACTATTTGGTTCCTAATCCTCTCTTTCTCAAGGTAAATCCTCTTCATCGTGAAGTCTTTGATATCTCCAACACTGGCAACTCCTTTGAGTGTGTTACCATGAATTTGTAATCAAAATgaacatatattttaaaaataacaaaAACCTTTTTTTAGATGAGA is drawn from Zingiber officinale cultivar Zhangliang chromosome 1B, Zo_v1.1, whole genome shotgun sequence and contains these coding sequences:
- the LOC122045240 gene encoding uncharacterized protein LOC122045240, which produces MSLSFQYLRLTKDNYDSQSIRVKAILCSQGAWEIVSDGFVEPDEDAELIPIQKFEKNKRRTSMLYLSSTSEAWGILENSHKGVDRVKKVRLQILRGEFEALRQEASESILVYFTRVFSIINQMKRNGESIEGVRVIEKILCSLHKRFDHVVVAIEENRDLENMSIDELNGSLRVHEERMNKHKKETSEQVLLVKHLFAERGSAVL